Proteins encoded together in one Chitinophaga sp. LS1 window:
- a CDS encoding IS66 family transposase, with translation MEGTPIYTAMAYTLKRMKQLTEYCNDGMLSISNMFVEQAIRPTKVGLKN, from the coding sequence ATAGAAGGTACGCCCATTTACACCGCCATGGCTTATACATTAAAAAGAATGAAGCAACTGACGGAGTATTGTAATGACGGCATGCTATCAATATCGAACATGTTCGTAGAGCAAGCAATCCGTCCAACTAAAGTAGGATTGAAAAATTAA
- a CDS encoding transposase domain-containing protein, with product MFAGSHEHGERAAIIYSLIQTCKLQGIDPDEYLHDVLLRINDHKQNKLWELLPQNWKPQPRNNYAETQSA from the coding sequence TTGTTTGCCGGGTCGCATGAACATGGAGAGCGCGCAGCTATTATCTACAGCCTTATACAAACCTGTAAATTGCAAGGAATAGATCCTGATGAATATCTGCATGATGTACTGCTGCGTATTAATGATCATAAACAAAATAAATTATGGGAACTGCTGCCGCAGAACTGGAAGCCCCAACCACGAAATAACTATGCTGAAACTCAGAGTGCCTGA